In Salmo salar chromosome ssa03, Ssal_v3.1, whole genome shotgun sequence, a single genomic region encodes these proteins:
- the LOC106600865 gene encoding interferon a3 isoform X1 — MYTMQSWTCIFLIICSMQSVCHCCDWIRHHYGHLSSEYLSLLDQMGGDITKQDAPVFFPTSLYRHIDDAEVEDKVRFLKETIYQITKLFDGNMKSVTWDKKNLDDFLNILERQLENLNSCLSPAMKPERRLKRYFKKLNKNVLRKMNYSAQAWELIRKETKRHLQRLDILAAQMY; from the exons ATGTATACAATGCAGAGTTGGACGTGTATTTTTCTTATTATTTGCAGTATGCAGAGCGTGTGTCATTGCTGTGACTGGATCCGACACCACTACGGTCACTTGAGCTCAGAATACCTTTCCCTGCTGGACCAGATG GGAGGAGATATCACAAAGCAGGATGCCCCAGTCTTTTTCCCAACATCCCTTTACAGACACATAGATGATGCCGAG GTTGAGGACAAAGTCAGATTCCTGAAAGAGACCATCTATCAAATCACAAAACTGTTTGATGGGAATATGAAATCTGTCACCTGGGACAAGAAAAACCTggacgatttcctcaacattctAGAACGCCAATTGGAGAACCTTAATTCCTGT CTATCACCTGCCATGAAACCTGAGAGGAGACTGAAACGCTACTTCAAGAAGTTGAATAAGAATGTTCTGAGAAAAATG AACTACAGTGCACAGGCGTGGGAGCTCATCAGGAAAGAGACAAAACGTCATCTGCAAAGATTGGATATCCTTGCAGCACAGATGTACTGA
- the LOC106600865 gene encoding interferon a3 isoform X2 has translation MQSVCHCCDWIRHHYGHLSSEYLSLLDQMGGDITKQDAPVFFPTSLYRHIDDAEVEDKVRFLKETIYQITKLFDGNMKSVTWDKKNLDDFLNILERQLENLNSCLSPAMKPERRLKRYFKKLNKNVLRKMNYSAQAWELIRKETKRHLQRLDILAAQMY, from the exons ATGCAGAGCGTGTGTCATTGCTGTGACTGGATCCGACACCACTACGGTCACTTGAGCTCAGAATACCTTTCCCTGCTGGACCAGATG GGAGGAGATATCACAAAGCAGGATGCCCCAGTCTTTTTCCCAACATCCCTTTACAGACACATAGATGATGCCGAG GTTGAGGACAAAGTCAGATTCCTGAAAGAGACCATCTATCAAATCACAAAACTGTTTGATGGGAATATGAAATCTGTCACCTGGGACAAGAAAAACCTggacgatttcctcaacattctAGAACGCCAATTGGAGAACCTTAATTCCTGT CTATCACCTGCCATGAAACCTGAGAGGAGACTGAAACGCTACTTCAAGAAGTTGAATAAGAATGTTCTGAGAAAAATG AACTACAGTGCACAGGCGTGGGAGCTCATCAGGAAAGAGACAAAACGTCATCTGCAAAGATTGGATATCCTTGCAGCACAGATGTACTGA
- the LOC106600962 gene encoding interferon a3-like, with product MGSISFWMCLVMTICTWNKTIGCTWMKTLPRSPSMFQVFSNNIITMLQKMGHEVSRDPQITFPDKQYRQVNHFKAEEQMAFISHTLNAIKKLYSSGKYESTAWDQKGVDKFMNDLYRQTSELDQCVKSMKTRLSKSVKRVNKKMSLHFKFLKNYLKREEYSASGWEDIRTVVLAHLQRLDTTLSSQ from the exons ATGGGTTCAATCAGCTTTTGGATGTGCTTGGTCATGACGATTTGCACCTGGAATAAAACCATCGGATGCACGTGGATGAAGACACTGCCTCGGTCTCCGAGCATGTTCCAAGTGTTCAGCAACAACATCATAACGATGCTTCAGAAAATG GGTCATGAAGTCTCTCGAGATCCTCAGATCACTTTCCCTGACAAACAATACAGACAAGTCAATCATTTCAAG GCTGAGGAACAGATGGCCTTCATTTCGCATACTCTGAACGCTATAAAGAAATTGTACAGCAGTGGTAAATATGAGTCCACCGCCTGGGACCAGAAAGGAGTTGACAAGTTTATGAATGACCTCTATCGCCAGACCTCGGAGCTGGACCAATGC GTAAAGTCTATGAAAACTAGACTATCAAAATCTGTCAAAAGAGTGAACAAAAAGATGAGCCTTCACTTCAAGTTCCTGAAGAATTACTTGAAACGCGAG GAATACAGCGCAAGCGGCTGGGAAGACATAAGGACAGTGGTGCTGGCACACCTACAAAGACTAGACACAACATTAAGTAGCCAATGA